A portion of the Halobacillus ihumii genome contains these proteins:
- a CDS encoding glycosyltransferase family 4 protein produces MNEYIQIGIALAISMLVSYLLVFPVLKLAVKWRMMDYPEERKIHKIITPRMGGIAIFGGVVAGMLIIRPDIDYLTPISVGAFIIVLTGLLDDRYQLHPLVKLTGQIIAAFVVIIPGLKIDIVTIPFIGMIPLNEPISVIFTFLWIIGITNAINLIDGLDGLATGVTTISLISIAIMALAIEPQISIVYLCVVLIGSNLGFLVHNFYPAKIYMGDTGSLFLGYCMAIISTVGLFKNVTLFSFVIPIIVLAVPVFDTVFSIIRRIINKQKIMMPDNKHIHYQILAEGFSHRATVLIVYAFSAVFGFLAIIFSLTSFGISLIITLIFIFLLHLFAELTGVVYKGKRPLLDTIRKQGSKKNKKQKNSNTE; encoded by the coding sequence ATGAATGAATACATCCAAATTGGAATAGCACTCGCAATATCCATGCTTGTGAGTTATCTGCTTGTATTTCCAGTATTAAAACTAGCCGTAAAATGGAGAATGATGGACTATCCAGAAGAACGAAAAATCCATAAAATCATCACTCCGCGGATGGGCGGTATTGCCATCTTTGGGGGAGTGGTGGCAGGTATGCTTATAATAAGACCTGATATTGATTATTTAACACCTATCAGTGTGGGGGCTTTTATCATTGTACTTACCGGTTTGCTTGATGATCGGTACCAACTTCATCCACTAGTAAAACTAACAGGTCAGATTATTGCTGCCTTTGTGGTGATTATTCCTGGATTGAAGATTGATATTGTTACCATCCCTTTTATAGGGATGATCCCATTAAATGAACCAATTAGTGTGATTTTTACCTTCCTTTGGATTATCGGGATTACCAATGCCATTAATTTAATAGATGGACTTGATGGTTTAGCAACTGGCGTAACGACCATTTCTTTAATCAGTATTGCCATTATGGCCTTAGCTATAGAACCGCAAATATCCATCGTCTATTTGTGCGTTGTGTTAATAGGAAGTAACTTAGGATTTCTAGTCCATAACTTCTACCCTGCAAAAATTTATATGGGGGATACAGGCTCGCTATTTCTCGGCTACTGTATGGCTATTATCTCCACGGTAGGATTATTTAAGAATGTAACTTTATTCAGCTTTGTTATTCCAATCATTGTATTAGCCGTACCAGTGTTTGATACGGTTTTCTCGATAATAAGACGAATTATAAATAAACAAAAGATCATGATGCCTGACAATAAACATATTCATTATCAAATTTTAGCGGAAGGGTTTAGCCATCGAGCAACTGTATTAATTGTTTATGCTTTTAGTGCTGTGTTTGGCTTCCTGGCGATTATATTTTCGCTAACTTCGTTTGGAATATCTCTAATCATTACGCTGATATTCATTTTTCTGTTACATTTATTCGCAGAATTAACGGGGGTTGTGTATAAAGGAAAACGACCTTTATTAGATACAATTAGGAAACAAGGATCTAAAAAAAACAAGAAGCAGAAAAATAGTAACACTGAATAA
- a CDS encoding EamA family transporter encodes MIKWACLIMVFTLLGAIGGYFFKRATRDGIAINGHVMKNIIIGGLFYGTGAILNIIALKYLPYTIVFPLTSITYVWTMLISYIFLNEIISGKKLIGVLFIIIGSCLLIT; translated from the coding sequence ATGATTAAATGGGCGTGTCTCATCATGGTTTTCACCTTACTAGGAGCTATAGGAGGATATTTTTTTAAACGAGCAACCAGGGATGGTATTGCGATAAATGGCCACGTTATGAAAAATATTATCATAGGCGGACTGTTTTATGGAACTGGGGCTATTTTGAACATTATCGCTTTGAAATACTTGCCTTATACGATTGTTTTTCCATTAACTTCAATCACCTATGTGTGGACAATGCTGATTTCTTATATTTTTTTAAATGAAATCATTTCGGGAAAGAAGTTAATCGGAGTTTTATTTATAATCATAGGGTCTTGTTTACTTATTACCTAG
- a CDS encoding EamA family transporter, with translation MNEFKQSFKKNGLGIVLMVLASLQTALGQMFWKMANGELNGALILGFFLYFLGAVFMIIAFRFGSLSVLHPLLSIGYVFALFLGSLVLQETITESNLLGTLFIMIGAALIGGGDHD, from the coding sequence ATGAATGAATTTAAACAGTCATTTAAAAAGAATGGATTAGGAATAGTATTAATGGTATTGGCTTCACTTCAGACAGCCTTAGGTCAAATGTTCTGGAAGATGGCCAATGGAGAGTTGAATGGAGCTTTAATTCTTGGCTTTTTTCTATATTTTCTCGGTGCTGTATTTATGATTATTGCCTTTCGTTTTGGGAGTTTATCAGTGCTTCATCCATTGTTAAGTATTGGATACGTGTTTGCCCTGTTTTTGGGAAGTTTGGTCTTGCAGGAAACAATAACGGAAAGCAATTTACTTGGAACACTATTTATTATGATAGGTGCAGCTCTGATAGGAGGTGGGGATCATGATTAA
- a CDS encoding DUF6020 family protein, giving the protein MKKIVMLTMVSIIVGLISTVSFISLYQELSATSWKIIILSYFGFFALSFIISLSYNKRKNELQTFMKRPVVLSFGALFSLLLIFSLKNTNQYLASYPWLFQAMVYSMSYILIFIGITWLLYTLVHTSFHFKMREVSRWRILLYAIPPILIWSLYLVAYFPGTMTPDSFSHWEQIHTYDFSNWHPVVYTWYILGLTSIWKSPAIVAFSQIVVIAIISGYMVYSLEKRGFSKKWLWACLMMFALFPLNGIFAIAMWKDIFFSAFLFLFTILVFNIISTKGKWLASNGHLFILGLTVLGVSFMRNNGLPIFIVMAILMMITFRKYLKRLVLTLGLVVVVYFVVSGPFYSYMDVSSTSPNEALGIPTQQIAKVIVEDGDLTKEQRTYLNKILPLEKWEEKYNPYITNPIKFAGKYNQEVIFNDFPYYLKTWASIVSNNFGLAVEAYLDQTSLLWQINQPDDGYTSTYARNVYLYNDYGLKTDPLSNTLHRYINYGLGWIDQNLREFILRPATYTFFIILAGVAAAIKNGPRSLLVILPVLLNTGTMFLAIPAQDFRYQLANVFIAFLMMAVVFLNFDNGTIKHE; this is encoded by the coding sequence ATGAAGAAAATAGTTATGCTCACTATGGTCAGTATTATAGTTGGTTTAATAAGTACCGTATCTTTTATTTCATTATATCAGGAGCTTTCAGCTACCTCATGGAAAATCATTATTCTGAGTTACTTCGGATTCTTTGCTTTAAGTTTCATCATTTCACTCTCTTATAATAAAAGAAAAAATGAATTGCAGACATTCATGAAAAGACCCGTGGTACTCAGCTTTGGAGCTTTATTTTCTTTGTTGCTAATTTTTAGTTTAAAAAACACAAATCAATATTTGGCCTCTTACCCGTGGCTGTTCCAAGCAATGGTCTATAGTATGTCGTATATCTTGATTTTTATAGGTATAACTTGGCTGTTATACACATTAGTTCATACTTCATTCCACTTTAAGATGAGGGAAGTATCACGTTGGAGAATATTGTTATATGCCATTCCGCCGATCTTAATTTGGTCGCTTTATTTGGTTGCTTATTTCCCTGGAACCATGACGCCAGATTCATTCTCACATTGGGAACAAATCCATACCTATGATTTTAGTAATTGGCATCCGGTGGTTTATACGTGGTACATACTGGGGCTTACGAGTATATGGAAGTCTCCAGCCATCGTAGCGTTTTCTCAAATTGTAGTCATTGCGATTATAAGTGGTTATATGGTGTACAGCTTAGAAAAAAGAGGATTTTCTAAGAAGTGGCTTTGGGCATGTCTAATGATGTTCGCCCTTTTCCCTTTAAACGGCATTTTCGCCATCGCTATGTGGAAGGATATCTTTTTCAGTGCATTCCTTTTCCTTTTTACCATTCTAGTGTTCAACATTATCTCAACAAAAGGAAAATGGCTTGCTTCTAATGGTCATCTTTTTATTCTTGGTTTAACGGTGCTGGGCGTTAGCTTTATGCGTAACAATGGTCTGCCAATTTTCATTGTGATGGCTATACTTATGATGATCACTTTTCGGAAGTATTTGAAACGGTTAGTCTTAACTTTAGGTTTAGTAGTGGTGGTCTACTTTGTTGTATCCGGGCCATTTTATTCGTATATGGATGTGAGTTCAACAAGCCCAAACGAAGCGCTGGGGATTCCAACGCAGCAAATTGCTAAGGTAATCGTTGAAGATGGCGATCTTACAAAAGAGCAGCGCACCTACCTCAATAAAATCTTGCCGCTAGAAAAATGGGAAGAAAAATATAACCCTTATATAACCAACCCAATTAAGTTCGCGGGGAAATATAATCAGGAGGTTATTTTTAATGATTTCCCTTATTATCTAAAAACTTGGGCGTCAATTGTGTCTAACAATTTCGGATTGGCAGTAGAAGCTTATCTGGACCAAACTTCGCTTCTGTGGCAAATCAATCAGCCGGATGACGGTTATACGAGTACGTATGCCAGGAATGTGTATTTGTACAATGATTATGGGTTAAAAACAGATCCGCTCAGTAACACCTTACATCGTTATATCAATTATGGTCTTGGATGGATTGACCAGAACTTGCGTGAATTTATTTTACGGCCAGCCACTTATACATTTTTTATCATTCTTGCGGGTGTGGCAGCAGCTATAAAGAACGGTCCGCGTTCTTTGCTGGTCATCTTACCAGTGCTGCTCAATACAGGAACCATGTTTTTGGCCATACCAGCACAGGACTTTCGTTATCAATTAGCTAATGTGTTTATAGCATTCCTGATGATGGCAGTTGTCTTCCTGAATTTTGATAATGGGACGATCAAACATGAATGA
- a CDS encoding DPM/DPG synthase family glycosyltransferase, whose protein sequence is MRVAVLIPCYNEEQTIGSVIQDFRKELPQADIYVYDNNSKDQTSKVAEENGAIVSREYKQGKGNVVRSMFRDIEADYYVMVDGDRTYPAKFVHQLLEPLINQEANIVIGDRLSNGTYIEENKRKFHNLGNNLVRNLINFLYKSDLKDIMTGYRAFDRLFVKSMPIMSPGFEIETEMTLHTLDKRFTIREIPIEYKDRPDGSESKLNTFSDGYKVLNKIFNLFKEYKPLLFFSFWSGVFLLLGLSAGIPVIVEFINTGYISKVPSAILAVGLVILSVLSLVCGLILDTVAANFNKQYELELNKIKSDMKDFQK, encoded by the coding sequence GTGAGAGTTGCTGTATTAATACCTTGCTATAATGAAGAACAGACAATAGGCAGCGTCATTCAAGATTTCAGAAAGGAACTCCCGCAAGCTGACATTTATGTCTATGATAATAACTCTAAAGATCAAACATCTAAGGTAGCCGAAGAAAACGGGGCTATCGTTAGCAGGGAGTATAAACAGGGCAAAGGGAACGTTGTACGTTCTATGTTTCGTGATATCGAAGCAGATTACTACGTGATGGTGGACGGCGACAGAACCTATCCCGCAAAATTTGTTCACCAATTGCTGGAACCCTTGATAAATCAAGAAGCCAATATTGTGATTGGAGATCGTTTATCAAACGGTACATATATAGAAGAAAATAAAAGAAAGTTTCATAATTTGGGGAACAACCTTGTCCGTAATTTGATTAACTTTTTGTATAAAAGTGATTTGAAGGACATTATGACAGGGTATCGCGCTTTCGATCGATTATTTGTGAAGTCGATGCCTATTATGAGTCCAGGGTTTGAAATTGAGACAGAAATGACCCTTCATACTTTGGATAAACGTTTTACAATTAGAGAAATCCCGATTGAGTATAAGGATCGCCCAGATGGAAGTGAATCAAAATTAAACACATTTAGTGATGGCTATAAAGTGTTGAATAAGATTTTCAACTTATTTAAGGAATACAAACCCTTACTGTTTTTCTCCTTTTGGTCGGGGGTGTTCCTGTTATTAGGACTCTCCGCAGGGATCCCGGTTATTGTCGAATTTATCAATACGGGGTATATCTCGAAAGTGCCCTCTGCTATATTGGCTGTAGGTCTTGTGATTTTATCGGTATTATCACTTGTTTGTGGTCTGATTCTTGACACGGTAGCTGCTAATTTTAATAAGCAATATGAACTCGAATTGAATAAGATCAAATCAGATATGAAGGACTTTCAAAAATGA
- a CDS encoding phospho-sugar mutase, with protein MNWKQEFERWQTFASLEDNLRTQLDQLQDDEQSLEDAYYKNLEFGTGGMRGKLGPGTNRMNIYTIRRAAEGLASYIEEREGQEKGVAIAYDSRYMSKEFAVETAKVLGNHDIQSYVFSSLRPTPELSFAVRHLGAAGGVVITASHNPPEYNGFKVYNGDGGQMPPNEAGTVIDYVNQVENELTVEVADRAELEQCGLLKWIDEEVDQAYLDELKTVNVNPEVTKTAEDFSVVFTPLHGTAKMLVEKGLSQIGLTNVHTVAEQSDPDPEFSTVASPNPEEHQAFKLAINKGKETNADILIATDPDADRLGIAVPDENEEYQVLTGNQTGALLLDYLLSQNKDLPSNGIMIKTIVTSEFGRVIANHYGVTSLDTLTGFKFIGEKIQEYEETGQHTFLFGYEESYGYLVKDFARDKDAVQAAMLSAEVAAYWKSKGKTLLQALEGIYKKHGYFLEDLQSLKMEGISGSQQIQAIMDDFRESPLKDAGGLKVESVEDYTSSERTNANGEVETIHLPKANVLKFNLENDCWFCLRPSGTEPKIKFYYGVKTDSRRDSSELLEVVKESVNHKIQHHL; from the coding sequence TTGAACTGGAAACAGGAATTTGAACGCTGGCAGACTTTCGCATCTCTTGAAGATAACCTTCGAACACAGTTGGATCAACTTCAAGATGATGAACAATCCTTGGAGGATGCCTATTACAAAAACCTTGAATTTGGTACAGGGGGCATGCGCGGCAAACTAGGGCCAGGGACCAACCGTATGAATATTTATACGATTCGTCGTGCCGCAGAAGGTCTGGCATCTTACATAGAGGAAAGAGAAGGGCAAGAAAAAGGTGTTGCTATTGCCTATGATTCCAGATACATGTCAAAGGAATTTGCTGTTGAAACAGCAAAGGTACTAGGTAATCATGACATTCAATCCTATGTGTTTTCTTCCTTAAGACCGACTCCAGAACTTTCGTTTGCCGTTAGACACCTTGGAGCTGCAGGGGGGGTTGTCATCACAGCCAGTCATAATCCACCAGAATATAATGGATTCAAAGTTTATAACGGTGATGGGGGGCAGATGCCTCCTAATGAAGCAGGAACGGTCATCGATTATGTTAATCAAGTAGAGAATGAATTGACGGTGGAAGTAGCTGACCGAGCAGAACTTGAACAATGTGGCTTATTGAAGTGGATTGATGAAGAAGTTGATCAAGCTTATTTAGATGAATTAAAAACGGTCAATGTAAATCCTGAAGTAACGAAAACAGCCGAAGACTTTAGTGTCGTTTTCACTCCTCTTCACGGAACGGCAAAAATGTTAGTGGAAAAAGGTCTAAGCCAAATTGGTTTAACTAATGTCCATACGGTTGCTGAACAATCCGATCCAGACCCTGAATTTTCGACCGTTGCCTCACCTAACCCGGAGGAACATCAGGCTTTTAAGTTGGCTATTAATAAAGGGAAAGAGACAAACGCTGATATTCTAATTGCAACCGACCCAGACGCTGACCGGCTTGGGATAGCAGTACCGGATGAAAATGAAGAATATCAAGTTTTAACTGGTAACCAAACAGGTGCTCTACTGCTGGATTACCTTCTTTCCCAGAATAAAGATTTACCGAGTAATGGAATTATGATTAAGACGATTGTGACCTCAGAATTTGGGCGAGTCATTGCTAACCATTATGGAGTAACTTCATTAGATACACTAACTGGCTTTAAGTTTATCGGTGAGAAGATCCAGGAATATGAAGAAACCGGTCAACATACATTCCTGTTTGGTTATGAAGAAAGCTATGGCTATCTCGTTAAAGATTTTGCCCGAGACAAGGATGCTGTCCAGGCAGCTATGCTCTCAGCAGAGGTTGCTGCTTATTGGAAATCGAAAGGGAAAACTTTACTGCAAGCGTTAGAAGGTATTTACAAAAAGCATGGATATTTCCTTGAGGATCTTCAGTCGTTGAAAATGGAAGGAATATCAGGATCGCAGCAAATCCAAGCTATCATGGATGACTTTCGTGAAAGTCCTTTAAAAGATGCTGGCGGATTGAAGGTGGAATCTGTTGAGGATTACACTTCATCAGAAAGAACGAATGCTAACGGAGAGGTGGAGACGATTCACTTGCCGAAAGCAAATGTTCTTAAATTCAACCTCGAGAATGACTGCTGGTTCTGCCTTCGTCCATCTGGCACCGAGCCAAAAATTAAATTTTATTATGGTGTAAAGACGGATTCCAGAAGAGATAGTAGTGAGTTGCTTGAAGTTGTGAAGGAATCTGTAAATCATAAAATTCAGCATCATCTTTAA
- a CDS encoding VanZ family protein — MKKFIYWVPALVWMGIIFYSSSTPYEEQNVKPLLGNWFDLSGLIPLFEGVSFTYHHSEISVENLGIAGFIEFFIRKGAHVTVFLVLTVLIYYALRKTTRQTYQWSISIAWLATLVYAISDELHQGITPNRTPYYGDVFLDGIGGLIAIVLISIGYYFRHRN; from the coding sequence ATGAAAAAGTTTATATATTGGGTGCCGGCTCTCGTCTGGATGGGGATCATCTTTTATTCTTCATCGACTCCTTACGAGGAGCAGAATGTAAAGCCCTTATTAGGCAATTGGTTTGACCTCTCAGGGCTCATCCCCTTGTTTGAAGGAGTCTCGTTTACATATCACCATAGTGAGATTAGTGTGGAAAACCTCGGTATAGCGGGGTTTATTGAGTTCTTTATTAGAAAAGGTGCTCATGTAACCGTATTTCTAGTGTTAACCGTTTTGATTTACTATGCACTCCGTAAAACCACTCGACAAACGTACCAATGGTCTATCAGTATTGCGTGGTTAGCAACATTGGTTTATGCGATTAGTGATGAGCTGCACCAGGGGATCACACCAAATCGCACGCCGTATTATGGGGATGTGTTTTTAGACGGGATTGGCGGTTTGATTGCCATTGTGTTAATCAGCATCGGGTACTACTTTAGACATCGAAACTAA
- a CDS encoding anti-repressor SinI family protein: protein MAESNVQEQLDQEWIELIEEARHLGLSIEEIKQFISGERA from the coding sequence ATGGCAGAATCGAATGTACAAGAACAACTTGATCAGGAATGGATCGAGCTAATAGAAGAAGCCAGACACCTTGGACTCAGCATTGAAGAAATTAAACAATTCATTTCAGGAGAACGAGCCTAA
- a CDS encoding helix-turn-helix domain-containing protein produces MTTIGERIRVLRLGQGYTVNQFAKMSGVSKSYISNIERGIQRNPSLIVMKKFADTLNVPLEELLLINQTYNNYQAK; encoded by the coding sequence GTGACAACCATTGGAGAAAGAATACGAGTCTTGCGTCTTGGACAAGGATATACCGTAAATCAATTCGCTAAAATGTCAGGCGTTTCAAAATCATATATCAGCAATATAGAACGAGGAATTCAAAGGAATCCTTCCCTTATTGTTATGAAAAAATTTGCAGATACATTAAATGTTCCACTCGAGGAATTATTATTAATCAATCAGACATATAACAATTATCAAGCAAAATAA
- a CDS encoding TasA family protein produces MGIKKKLSGGALAATMGLALVGGGTFAAFNDVEALDNQVAAGTLDLNLASVDGSMEFQLSDLKPGDRATRTIKMENAGSLAIKDVLLSIENVTFKDGKPGDRDMGDNGDKIDFLEQFEVTVIKVGAEGSGDGEFPKIITGEANITLADLHKASQGDGTAKSKILGAVTPGYVSNDGRINIATVNPDEWTGIPVVPEDPDNVQITVEFVDDDTKDDQDKYYLQNKFQGDSADVTFTLEARQWGGLNIQEDDVDDNGYIKTNEKAHSEG; encoded by the coding sequence ATGGGTATTAAAAAGAAACTATCGGGCGGTGCGCTAGCGGCAACAATGGGATTAGCTTTAGTGGGAGGCGGAACGTTCGCGGCCTTTAATGACGTTGAAGCATTAGATAACCAGGTTGCTGCAGGAACATTAGACTTGAATTTAGCGAGTGTGGATGGGTCTATGGAATTCCAACTATCAGACTTAAAACCAGGTGACCGTGCAACTAGGACAATTAAAATGGAAAATGCGGGAAGTCTAGCGATCAAAGATGTACTGCTTTCCATAGAAAATGTGACATTTAAAGATGGTAAGCCTGGGGATAGAGATATGGGCGATAACGGTGACAAAATTGACTTTTTAGAGCAATTTGAGGTTACAGTCATTAAAGTTGGAGCTGAAGGTAGTGGCGATGGAGAATTTCCTAAAATTATAACAGGTGAAGCCAATATAACCCTAGCTGATCTTCATAAAGCTTCTCAGGGAGACGGTACTGCGAAGAGTAAAATCTTAGGCGCTGTTACACCTGGATATGTTAGTAATGACGGCAGAATCAATATTGCAACCGTTAACCCTGATGAATGGACGGGAATTCCAGTTGTTCCTGAGGACCCTGATAACGTTCAAATTACTGTTGAGTTCGTAGATGATGATACTAAAGATGATCAAGACAAATACTATCTCCAAAACAAATTCCAAGGCGACTCAGCTGACGTAACTTTCACTCTCGAAGCCCGCCAATGGGGTGGCCTGAACATTCAGGAAGATGACGTGGATGACAATGGTTACATTAAAACGAATGAAAAAGCCCATTCCGAAGGTTAA
- a CDS encoding TasA family protein, translated as MSIKKKMGMGIATGALGLALVGGGSFAAFNDVEALDNSFAAGTLDLTVNDGAEKVFSLSNLKPGDSFTEKVVLENDGSLTFKDIIAKITFENFTDDLETPEGGENSAEDFLSQFTVDIKQDGTLVDDNIPLTALQTHSAGGYHFAQGLSSGQETNFEFTIKFKDDQTKESGEYVQNVYQGDSVDVVMNFEATQQAGENRSENDPAAE; from the coding sequence ATGAGTATTAAAAAGAAAATGGGTATGGGGATTGCAACAGGAGCACTTGGATTAGCACTTGTAGGTGGAGGTTCATTTGCGGCGTTTAACGATGTGGAAGCTTTGGACAATAGTTTTGCTGCTGGGACGCTGGACTTAACTGTGAATGATGGTGCGGAAAAGGTTTTTAGCCTTAGTAACTTAAAGCCTGGTGATTCTTTTACAGAAAAAGTGGTTCTTGAAAATGATGGGTCTTTAACTTTTAAAGATATTATAGCTAAAATAACCTTTGAGAATTTTACTGATGATTTAGAGACTCCTGAAGGCGGAGAAAATAGTGCAGAAGATTTTTTAAGTCAATTTACGGTTGATATTAAACAGGATGGAACTCTTGTGGATGATAATATTCCTTTAACTGCTTTACAAACGCATAGCGCTGGTGGATACCATTTCGCACAAGGATTATCATCAGGCCAAGAAACTAATTTTGAATTTACTATTAAATTTAAGGATGACCAAACTAAAGAATCAGGAGAATACGTTCAAAATGTATATCAAGGCGATAGTGTAGATGTCGTTATGAACTTCGAAGCAACTCAGCAAGCTGGAGAAAACCGTAGCGAGAATGACCCTGCTGCTGAATAA
- the sipW gene encoding signal peptidase I SipW: protein MSVNVILFTLLIAMVFLVIISRASGGEPTLFGHQFKVVLSGSMEPTFQTGSVIAVDSEIDTANLEKGDVITFAESEDKLVTHRIIDVVQQGDALMFQTKGDNNENPDQQLVLADNVVAEYTGVTVPYIGYFLDFSNSQMGTALLLIVPGLLLIGYAFFTILGALREIDPKRKEESTPS from the coding sequence ATGTCTGTCAACGTAATCTTGTTTACCCTCCTGATCGCCATGGTGTTCCTAGTCATTATCTCAAGAGCATCTGGCGGGGAACCAACCTTGTTCGGACATCAATTTAAAGTAGTCCTATCAGGATCGATGGAACCAACCTTCCAAACAGGATCGGTCATTGCCGTAGACTCTGAAATCGATACAGCGAATCTTGAAAAAGGGGACGTTATTACATTTGCTGAGTCAGAAGACAAACTCGTCACCCACAGAATTATCGATGTCGTGCAGCAAGGTGATGCATTAATGTTTCAAACCAAAGGGGATAACAACGAGAACCCAGATCAGCAGCTAGTCCTTGCTGATAATGTCGTTGCTGAATATACAGGCGTGACTGTTCCTTATATAGGCTACTTCTTAGACTTTTCCAACTCACAAATGGGAACGGCCTTACTGCTTATTGTTCCAGGATTACTTCTCATAGGCTATGCCTTCTTCACGATCTTAGGGGCACTGCGGGAGATTGATCCGAAAAGAAAAGAAGAATCAACACCTTCATGA
- the tapA gene encoding amyloid fiber anchoring/assembly protein TapA, with the protein MRKKRTRTHLKSYKHKGSLLLVTVTIMSAPLTGQSLLSVPTNAAFNDIESVNFSIQADIEQDQGWDKSSLGFIEGKEGVDKSLLYAIVKNGGDSEAMERTTTYEVYFAERGNPKKGEKVAEGIIPVLDQGETFRITFSATKPGNYMFKAYQSKGHPGKGELWSESIEFIVPGLNEKEVEKESAQEEKQKSTTENMKNQESTLPKNNQPNKKEQEADSEPAQKQKKEEAEKKQSEPEPKSEETQKKKAESPQSSPSNSKVKTKDENDEPQPKSAQTADTKEKVKKESQSPESEQKKQEKSDQTSTKEK; encoded by the coding sequence ATGCGAAAGAAACGGACCAGGACTCATTTAAAATCTTATAAACACAAAGGGAGTCTCCTATTAGTAACGGTCACTATTATGAGTGCTCCATTAACAGGTCAGTCGCTTCTGTCCGTTCCAACGAACGCAGCTTTTAACGATATTGAATCCGTGAATTTTTCCATACAAGCAGATATAGAACAAGATCAAGGCTGGGATAAGAGCTCCCTGGGATTTATTGAAGGTAAGGAAGGAGTAGACAAAAGCTTGCTGTACGCCATTGTGAAAAACGGTGGTGATTCTGAAGCCATGGAGCGAACCACGACTTATGAAGTGTATTTTGCTGAAAGAGGGAATCCCAAAAAGGGTGAGAAGGTCGCTGAAGGTATAATCCCGGTTCTGGATCAGGGAGAAACGTTCCGCATCACATTTTCAGCTACAAAGCCTGGTAACTATATGTTTAAGGCTTACCAAAGTAAAGGTCATCCAGGTAAGGGCGAATTGTGGAGTGAATCTATTGAATTCATCGTACCGGGCTTGAATGAGAAGGAAGTTGAAAAAGAATCTGCTCAAGAAGAAAAACAGAAGTCCACCACAGAAAACATGAAAAATCAGGAGTCAACACTACCTAAGAACAATCAACCAAACAAAAAAGAACAAGAAGCCGATTCAGAACCCGCTCAAAAACAGAAAAAAGAAGAAGCTGAAAAGAAACAATCTGAACCAGAACCTAAATCGGAAGAAACTCAGAAAAAGAAAGCTGAGTCTCCTCAATCCTCGCCATCCAATTCGAAGGTGAAGACCAAGGACGAGAATGATGAACCTCAACCAAAGTCAGCACAGACGGCTGATACGAAAGAGAAGGTAAAGAAAGAATCTCAATCACCTGAAAGTGAACAGAAAAAACAAGAAAAGTCGGACCAAACATCTACTAAAGAGAAATAA
- a CDS encoding IDEAL domain-containing protein: protein MLNVKMLKPYYVKEDKRFIRVVLAYQYFSLFIDDELYQFIPKESREIIIDRKRKRVHNVFDIFVFQRGKRIVYVSVADLIALPDFLTHLHSITAPYYKEDVENLIEEKTDIAAIIGELEKINLQRLIDQSLDLRDQDAFTTLTKTLHSEYG, encoded by the coding sequence ATGCTAAATGTGAAAATGTTAAAACCATATTATGTTAAAGAAGATAAGCGGTTTATACGAGTTGTTTTAGCCTACCAGTATTTCTCCCTGTTTATTGATGACGAACTGTATCAATTTATTCCAAAAGAGTCGCGTGAAATTATTATCGATCGAAAACGTAAGCGCGTTCATAATGTATTTGATATTTTTGTTTTTCAACGAGGCAAACGTATTGTTTATGTCTCTGTAGCGGACTTGATTGCTCTCCCTGACTTTTTGACTCATTTGCATTCGATAACAGCACCATATTATAAAGAAGATGTTGAGAATCTTATTGAAGAAAAAACAGACATAGCAGCGATCATCGGTGAACTTGAGAAAATTAATCTCCAACGTTTAATTGATCAGTCGCTGGATCTCCGTGATCAAGATGCGTTCACAACTTTAACAAAGACCTTGCATTCTGAATACGGCTGA